CTCGTACGCGTGCTTGGCCGTCACCGGGTATCCCGACCGTTCGAGCGCCATGCCGAAGTTGTTCTGAAACAGCGGCGCGGTCGGCTTGAGTTGTACGGCGCGGGCGAGCGGACCGAGCGCGTCCTTGTAATCCCCCGAATCCAGCAGCAGCACGCCAAGGTTGTTCAACCCCCAGAGGTCCTCGCCGTCGCGCACCAGCAACTGCCGGTAGGTCTCCCTGGCCCCGTCGAGGTCGCCGCTGCCGGCCTGCGCCCGGGCCTTGAGCCGCCAGCCGTCGGCCGACACGGAATCGATCGCCAACCCCTTCTCCACGCGCTCCAGCGCTTCGGGTGCCCGCTTCAGGTCGAGCAGTACCCGGGCCGAGTTGAAGTACCCCTTGGCGTAGGTGGGATCGATGTCGATGGATCTCTCGAACGCCTTCTCGGCGCGCGTGAAGTCGCCGGCCTTCCACGAGGACAGGCCGAGCATGTAGAAGCCGAACGCGTCGTTGGGCTTGGACGCCACGTAGCGCTCGAACATCGCCGCCGCCTCGTCGTAGTGGCCGGCTTTGAAGATGTCATTAGCGTTTGAATATGTAGCGGGCAGTACGAACTCCGAGGTGCGGGACGTTACCGAACCGCCCGTGGTGTTGGTGGCCGGCCGGACCTTGCCGGTCACCGCGGAGCCGGTGGGCCGTGCGACGTCCGTCTTGCCGGAACCGACGGGACGAGCCTCGGCGTTGTCGTTGCCGCACGCCGCGAGGGCGAAGGGCACGATGACGAGTGCGGTCCACGAGAAGCCGCGGATGCGGGTGCTGCGAGTGATGGTGTACATGGGGTCCTCCTCATTGGGGGCGCCGGAGCGCCTTGGCGGTGGTGAGACGCCCATTGAGAAGGCAAGGAGGCGGCCACGGATCAGGGTGTTCGGGCAATTCCCCTAAGCCGTTGCTCGCGAGCGAGTTGGGGGCTCGCGGCGGTTCGGGCTGCCAGGCGCCGTGTCCGTGCGAACACGGTTGCCACGAGCGCGACGTGTCCGGCGGGACACGAGACGGCGAACGTGACGCTGAGAACGCAGAGTCGGGAGCTCCAGGGCTCACCGTGAGCTGCCAACGACGGTCAACTTTCGACCGCTCGCTGGATTTCCAGCCGCCGCATGATCTTGAGCAGGCTCGCGTGGTCGGCCAGTCCCAGCGACTCGGCGGCCCGGGTCACGTGCCAGTCGTGCCGCTCCAATGCGGCGAGGACGATCTTTCGCTCGGCGTCCTCGCGCAGAGCCTGGAACGAATGGTCCGAAGTACCGTCTGCCGCCGGCGTCTCGCCGCGCAACTCGGGCGGCAGGTGCTCGGCGCGAATCACCTCGCCGTTCGCGGCCACGACGCAGCGTTCGATCACGTTCCGCAACTCGCGGACGTTGTTGCGCTGCCAGTCGTACTGCACCAGCGCTTCGCGGGCATCGGGAGCCAGCTGCTTGGGTAGCACGCCGAACTGGCGGCAGGTGTCCGCCACGAACCGCTCGGCGAGCACCGGCACGTCCTCGGGCCGCTCCCGAAGCGGAGGCACATGCAGCATATGCACGTTGAGCCGGAAGAGCAGGTCCTCGCGAAAGCGACCCTCCGCCACCAATCGGTCGACATCGCGATGCGTGGCCGCCACGACGCGCGCATTCACCGGGATGTCCTTGTTGCTGCCCACCCGGGTCACGGTGCGCTGCTCCAGCGCCCGCAGGAGTTTGGGCTGCACGGCCAGTGGAAGCTCGCCAATTTCGTCCAGAAAGAGCGTACCGCGCTCGGCAGCTTCGAACGCGCCCTTGCGCATGCTCACCGCCCCGGTAAACGCGCCGCGTTCGTGCCCGAACAGCTCGCTCTCCACCAGGTGTTCTGGCAGCGCCGCCGAATTGATGACCACGAACGGGCCTGCGGGGTTGGCCCCGAGGCGGTGCAGTTCGCGCGCCACCAGTTCCTTGCCGGTTCCACTCTCGCCCAGGATCAGCACAGCGCTGGGAATGGGCGCGACGCGCGCGATGGCGCGGCGAAGCTGATCCATCGCCGCGCTGGCACCGACCAGGGTCGACTCGCCCAGCCGCTGCTGAAGCGCGAACACTTCCTGCCGCAGCGCGCGGCGCTCGATTGCGTGCTCCAGTTCCTGCGCCACGCGCTCCATGGGTTCGGCCTTGTCGATGAACCCGGCCGCACCCAGGCGTACGGCTTCGATGCAGCGATCGAAGTTCCCCGTGCCCGTATATACGATCACCGGTGTCTCCACTCCGTGGTGCTTGAGCGCGCGCAGCACCTCGAATCCGTCCATGCCGGGCATCTCGAGGTCGAGAATCGCGCAGTCGATGGCTTCGGACCGCAGTCGCTCGACGGCCTCGGCCCCGTTCGTCGCCACCGACACGTCATGGCCGGCGATCCGCTTCAGATCATACGCGTATTGCTCGGCGAGGGGGGCGACGTCGTCGACAATCAGGATATTGCTCATCGTGTGCTCACCCAGCAGGAATTTCCACCGTGAATGTACTCCCCTCGCCCGGTGCCGTCTCCACCCGAATCGAGCCGCCCAGGTCGGTGAGCAGGCGACGTACGACGGAGAGCCCGAGCCCCGTGCCCGTTGGCTTCGTCGTATAGAAGTCGTCGAAAGCGCGGTCCAGCTGCTGACGGGTCATGCCGCGGCCCGTGTCCGAGATGGTGAATCGGACCCGTCGTTCGAGGTCCGTGCCGGCCGGCTCGGCGGCGAGCGTTACGTCGCCCGGCGCGCCATCGAGGGCGTCGACGGCGTTCGAGACGAGGTTCTCGAGAATGCGTCGGAGGACGACCGCGTCGGCCCTGACGTTTGGCAACCCGTCGGGGATGCGCGCGTGCACGCGCGCGGCGTCCGCGGTCACACCATGGACCACCTCCATCGCCACGAGCCCGGGAGCACACGACGACCGGTCGAGCACGGGTGAAAGTCGCGCGTAGTTGCGCGCCAACTCGTCCAGGTACTGCACGCTCGATTCGAGCGTGCCACGGCGCTCGTCGTAGATGGCCGCGAGCTGGTCGGGATGCTGTTCGGCCGTCTGTGTAAGGTGGCGGAGCACGTTGCGGATCGGGGCCAGTCCGTTCTTGATGTCGTGATTGATCTGGCGGGCCAGGTCTCCCGTGGCGGCCAGTCGTTCGGTCTCGCGCACTCGCGCGGCACTGGACCGCAGTCGCGCGGTCATGGCATCGAGTAGGCGGGAAAGGGCGCCGATCTCGTCGCTGCGATCGGTCCCGAATTTCTGATCGAGCCGATCGAGATCCAGTCGCGCAGTCTTGTCGGCCAGGTCGGCGATCGGTCTGGAAACCCGACCGGCGACGAGCACGCCGGCAAGGATCGCCGCGATGAGCGTACTGCCGAGCGTGAGGAGCAGCCACCGGTTCACACTCTCACGGAGCGCACGAGCCGGGCCCAGATCCTGGAGCAGTACGAGCCGGGCAGTGGCAGTCGGGTGGGGGCCAGCCTGGTCGTCGAAGTATGGGAGCGCGATGGTCTGGGCCACGTCACGTGGGGCGGTGGCGTGGCCAACCACCAGTGCTGTGGTGATCTGCGCGTCGCGCGACAGTTGCGCCACCGCGCTGGAGTCGAACGCGCGTCCGCCCACGAGCGAGAATCGGCGCCCACCGATCGTGAAGGCATCGGTTACTGCCAGCACCCGGACCGGGCCGTCGGGTGTGCGCACGGAGATCACTCCCGATTCATCCGGCGCGGCAGCCAGCGAGGCCGGCAGCGCCGGATCCAGGCGGTCGAAGTCATTGCGAAATTGGCCGGAACTCAGAATATGGCCGGAGCTGTCCTGCAGCTGAAGGACGGCGAGGCCGCCCAGCCTCATCGTGTTCGACGCCCAGTCGAGCAGCCAGCGATGCTCCGCTGAATTCCGGTCGACGAGTGCGATGCGAAAGCGGTTGTCGGCAGCGAGATCGGCTGCGAACGATCGAAGGCGGGCGTGGTCGGCGGCGGCGGCTTGCGCGAGTTCGACGAGGACCGTCGAAGTGGCGGTGGCCACCCGTCGCTCTGCCTCGGCGTCCAGCGTCGAGCTCATCTCACGGCGCACGCCATATCCGAATGTCAACAGCGGCACGATGGCGATGGCGCTGAAGGCCAGCGTCAGCCGGGTTCGGAACGTCACCGTCGCTCGCTCGGCATGACGCGGATGGAACCGTCGGTGACGATGTAGAACGCCGCGCCACTGCCGCGCCGAATCAGCACATGGGCCCGCGAGTCGATCAACGGGATCGTTGCCGCCCCGGCTGGCGTTCGCCGCGCCGCATCGCACCCCGGTGGGCGAATGCGCGGGTACGCGAGCACCGCCGCCGCTACCCGTCCTGATGCGATCGCCTCGCCCAGCGAGTCGGCGGCCATCGGCGCCGTGCGCAGCGGCCCGCGCCGACTCGCGCCGAGCTCCGGCGGAATCCATGCTGGCCGTCCGGGCGACGTCGCGAGCGCGACGATCCGCTCCGCCAGCTCACGGCCGATCGAATCGCCGGCTGCGAATCCCACCACGGGCAGGGCGGCGGCGCCCGGCGCGGGCAGGTTGCAGGTCGTGTCGCCCTGCCACCAGAAGGGACCCGCCGCGCCCCGTGCATCGCTCCGCACGGCGTCGCGCGCCAGTGCCTCGCGCTCGACGGAATCCGGCGGCGCCGTGGAATCGGCGTTCGGAACCACGAGTGCGTACGTGCGGTCCCAGGGAAGCGCCACGGCGCGGTAGTCGTCTCGGCGCGCTGCGTAGGCGAGCACGCCGGGATCGCGCGTGAATACGAGGTCGGCCCGGGCGGCGCCGGCGCCTGGAATGCCGCGATCGAGCACGTCGCGAAGGTCGGTGCCGGGCGGCAGCTCGTCGTACTCGATCACCGGTAGATCCGCCGCCGGTATCGCGGGCGCCGGGTTACCGTTGCAGTCCACGGCCGCAACCGTTACCGACGGCGGCCGGCCGTCGGCCACGTAGTGAAGCGTGTCCGCGGGCGACGCCGACGTATCGGCCACCAAGCAGGTCGTCGCCGGCTCGCGGTTGGTTGCTGCGGGGGCAGGCGGCGCTCCGGCCTGTGCACCGGCGCAGGCGGACGCGCAGGCAACAAGGACGAACCGGCACAGGCTCTCACGCGTAAAAGACATCGCTCTCGAAACTATGGCATACGGAGCGTTCCATCCAGCACGACGGCGCCGATAGTGGCCGCCACCCGGCCTTCGGTGCCGGGCTGGTTACGCGAGCGGTTCGGCGACGGCTATTGTTCCACCATACGTCAATTGGAGGCGTGGGGTCCATATGAAATCACGGTTCGATTACCAAAGGGCGTCCGCTGGCTTCTATCGCGCGATGGTCGGGTTGGAGAAGTATCTGCATGAGTGCGGGTTGGACGAGCCGCTCATCCACCTGGTCAAGCTCCGAGCCTCGCAGATCAATGGCTGTGCCTATTGTATCGATATGCACTGGAAGGACCTGCGGGCGATCGGTGAGCCCGAGCAACGGCTGTACGGGTTGGACGCGTGGCGTGAAAGCCCCTACTACACCGACCGCGAGCGCGCGGCGCTGATGTGGGCGGAGGCCGTGACCTTGGTGGCCGGCGGGCAGGTGGACGACCTCGTATACGAGTCCGTGAAGCTGCAGTTCACCGAGAAGGAACTGGCCGATCTCACCTGTGTGGTCGCCACGATCAATGTGTGGAACCGACTCGCGATTTCCGGGCGAACCGAGCCGGGTCTGTACGTGTCAGAGTTGACTCTGGCCAGGTGACGAATGGCGGGAGAACCCGAGACCAGGAGGCGGTAGGCATGGCCAGACAGTTGATCTCGTCAGGCACGAGTTGGGAGACGCTCTACGGTTACAGCCGCGCGGTGAAGCTCGGTAATGCCGTCTACGTCGCCGGAACCACCGCCGTGGACGAAACGGGCAAGGTCGTGGGCGAGGGTGATCCCTATCGCCAGACGAAGTTCGTGTATGAGAAGATCGGAACGGCCCTCGCCGAAGCGGGGGCTTCCCTGAAAGACGTGGTCCGTGTCCGTACCTTCGTCACCGACATCTCGTGGTGGACCGAAGTGGCACGGGCGCAGGGCGAAGTGTTCTCGGACATTCGCCCCGCGGCCACGTTGGTTCAGGTGAGTGCGCTGGTGGATCCGAAGTTACTCGTGGAGATCGAAGCGGATGCTGTCGTCACGTAGCCTCGCTGTCCTGCCGGCCGGCCCTTCTACCGTCCGACGATCGGCAACTCCACGAAACTCTCATGCTCCGGTTCGTGGTAGATCCGCTGTGTCGCCGCCTTGTAATCGCCGGGCTTGGCCCAGAAGATGTTCGGCACGAACGTCTGCGGATTGCGGTCGTAGAGCGGGAACCAGCTCGATTGGATCTGCACCATGATCCGATGGCCCGGCAGGAAGACATGGTTCGCGGTCGGGAGCGGGAACTTGTAGAGCAGCGGCGTGTCCGGCGTGATCGGCCCGGGGTTCGCGTAGCTCGTGCGGTAGCGGCCGCGGAAGATGTCCATGGACACGGCGAGTTCGTAGCCGCCCATCGAGGCGTCGCCCGCCACTTCGGGCGGATAGACGTCGATCACCTTCACCACCCAGTCGGCGTCGGTGCCCGTGGTGCTGGCGATGATGTTGGCCATCGGCTGGCCGCTGATCTGCACGGGCTTGGTGAGCACGTCCGATTCGTAGGAGAGCACGTCGGTGCGGCTCCCGACCTCGCGCTGGTCGTCCACCAGCCACTGCGGCCAGGTGAGCGGCAGGTCATAGCCGATCGGCTGGCTCGGACGCGTGCGGTAGGGCACCGGCTTCGAAGGATCGGACACGTATTCGTCGAATGCACTGCCGCCGGATGAGGGCGCGGAGAACCCGACTTTCATACTTGATTCCAGATAAAGTGGCGTCGGCGTGACCGTGCAGCCGCGGGCGCACCCCGACGGCCAACTGTTCAGCCGCTCCCATTCGTTGGCGCCCGTGAGGTACGCGTTCACCGGGGCGACGTCGTCGGCCGGCGCGCCGTCTTTGAGGTAGTGCGCGAGAAAGGGCCCCAGGATCTTGCTCTGGAAGTCGTACGACGTATTGGTCGGGAATCTGAGCGCGCCCAGCGAACTGCCGTCCTCGATCTCCTGGCCGTGGTGCCAGGGACCCATGGTGAGGAAGACCATGTCATTGTTGACGTCCTTGGGCTTGATCGCGTCGTACACCGCGATCGCGCCGTAGATGTCCTCCTGGTCCCAGAGCGACGAAACCAACATCACCGGCACCTTGAGCGGCTGCTTGGCGAGGATCTTGTCCATCGCCTGATCCTGCCACCATGCATCGTAGCTCGGATGCGCGAGGATCTGGTTCCAGAAGCCCACCTGCTGCATGCCGCGCGACGCGCCGAGCGCGCCGGCCGATCCGGCCGACATGTATACGTCGTAGTCGTCGAAGTGGTCCGTCCACCACTTGACGGAATTGTCGCGCGTCGCTTCCTGCTCCAGGATGTACGGCATGTTCTGTTCGCGGAACGCGCCGTGGTGGAACCAGTCGTCGCCCATCCAGCCGTCCACCATCGGGTTCATGGGGACGGAGACTTTGAGTGCCGGGTGCGGGTTCACGAGTCCCATGAGCGGCTCGAAGCCGTCGTACGAGATGCCCAGTTCGCCCACGCGGCCGTTGGACTGCGGGATGTTCTTCACCAGCCAGTCGATCGTGTCGTAGGTGTCGGTGGACTCGTCCACTTTGGTGTCGTTGAGCGGGCCGACGAGCGGCCGGTTCATTACGTAGTCGCCCTCGGAACCGTACTTGCCGCGGATATCCTGCACGACGCGGATGTACCCGCCGGGAATGATGACGTCGAGCGCGTTGTCGTAGCCGTTGAGTTCGGGTGCGAGGTGTGAACTCTGGGCGTACGTGGTGGTGGCGCTGGCGTCATACGGCGTGCGCGTGAGCAGGATTGGGGCGTCGTGCGCCCCCTTCGGGATGAGAATCACGGTGTGGAGCTTCACCCCGTCGCGCATCGGGATCATGACGTCTCGGCGTACGTAGTTCCACGAACTGTCCACAGGGGTGAAATGCGCGGGCGTTTCGTTGGTGAGCGTGGGCTTCTGCGCACTCGCCGCCGTGGCAATGAGCGACGCGACGAACAGGGCGGATGTGACGAACGGAAGGGAGCGGACGCGGGGAAGCATCGTGGTGGTCTCCGAAGTAGTCCGGGCGCGTTGAACATAGCGTGCAGGTCGTCGCGCGATAGAGAAACGGCCGCGCTGCTGGGTTGGGCGGTGCGGCCGCGGCGTGCAGTGGGCCGGGGTCGACTACCGGCCGTACAGGGCTGTCAGCTCCGCCTTGCCCAATAGATGTCCATGGATGTTGAACCCGACGTAGGCCGCCGTGGCGCCGGCGGGGATGTCCATCTTGTCGGTATTGAGCGCGTATACCGTGAAGTGGTAGTGATGGGGCTTGTCGCCCGCCGGCGGGCAGGGGCCGCCGTAGCCGGCGGAGCCGAAGTCCGTTTTGCCCTGCACCGCGCTTGCGGGCAGGAGGTGCCGGGTCGCATCGCCGGCGCCGGCCGGCAATGAGGTGACGCTGGCGGGAATGTTGTACACCACCCAGTGCCACCAGCCGCTGCCCGTCGGCGCGTCGGGGTCATAGACCGTGATCGCGAAGCTCTTGGTGCCGGCTGGCGCGTCGGACCAGGAAAGGGCGGGGGAGATGTTGTTGCCGGTGCAGCCCATGCCGTTGAAGATGTGGGCGGCGGGGATCGTCTTACCAGCGTGCACGTCGGAACTGGTGAGGGTGAATTTCGCGGCGGGCTTCTGGGCGGAGGCGCCGGAGAAGGCGGCCGCGGCGATGACGACGGCGGTGGTCAGGGGCTTGAACATGAGGGGCCTCTGCGGTCGGAAACGTTCGGTAATGGGCGCGCGAATGCTCGCTTACATCATACCTGTTTTCGGTGGGAAGTGAATCCGGCGCCCGGGCTCAGCGTTGGGGCAGACTGACTCCGACCGTTGGCGGAGTTCGGGGAGTCGTTAATGAAAGTCGTGCGACAGGTGTGCGATCTTCCGGCCCCCCTCCAGCACCGTCAACTCCCGGAACTTCCGCCCCACGACATTCACCGCCCCCGAGTCCTTTTCCAATCTCCCCTGCACGAGCACGAACGGCGCCCGCTTCACGACCTCCTCGTTCGCCGCCACCAGGCTCTTATGCACCACGATGTTCACGAACCCCCATTCGTCTTCCAGCAACAGGAAAATCGTCCCCCCGGCGGTGCTCGGCCGCTGCCGCACCGTGACCAGCCCCCCGATCGTCACTGTCCGCCCAGTCGGCAGCCCGGCCAGATCCCGGCTCGACACTGCCCCTCCCGCCTCCAGCCTCG
The window above is part of the Gemmatimonadaceae bacterium genome. Proteins encoded here:
- a CDS encoding tetratricopeptide repeat protein — encoded protein: MYTITRSTRIRGFSWTALVIVPFALAACGNDNAEARPVGSGKTDVARPTGSAVTGKVRPATNTTGGSVTSRTSEFVLPATYSNANDIFKAGHYDEAAAMFERYVASKPNDAFGFYMLGLSSWKAGDFTRAEKAFERSIDIDPTYAKGYFNSARVLLDLKRAPEALERVEKGLAIDSVSADGWRLKARAQAGSGDLDGARETYRQLLVRDGEDLWGLNNLGVLLLDSGDYKDALGPLARAVQLKPTAPLFQNNFGMALERSGYPVTAKHAYEAAVHDDSTFTKAVKNLERMQSTVTDSMAVDEVSIQDLAEQFRLKVKAWKDTPTAKPDSGIVKLDSTITIVRTVGDPIKIRPDSGR
- a CDS encoding sigma-54 dependent transcriptional regulator, yielding MSNILIVDDVAPLAEQYAYDLKRIAGHDVSVATNGAEAVERLRSEAIDCAILDLEMPGMDGFEVLRALKHHGVETPVIVYTGTGNFDRCIEAVRLGAAGFIDKAEPMERVAQELEHAIERRALRQEVFALQQRLGESTLVGASAAMDQLRRAIARVAPIPSAVLILGESGTGKELVARELHRLGANPAGPFVVINSAALPEHLVESELFGHERGAFTGAVSMRKGAFEAAERGTLFLDEIGELPLAVQPKLLRALEQRTVTRVGSNKDIPVNARVVAATHRDVDRLVAEGRFREDLLFRLNVHMLHVPPLRERPEDVPVLAERFVADTCRQFGVLPKQLAPDAREALVQYDWQRNNVRELRNVIERCVVAANGEVIRAEHLPPELRGETPAADGTSDHSFQALREDAERKIVLAALERHDWHVTRAAESLGLADHASLLKIMRRLEIQRAVES
- a CDS encoding HAMP domain-containing sensor histidine kinase, with protein sequence MTFRTRLTLAFSAIAIVPLLTFGYGVRREMSSTLDAEAERRVATATSTVLVELAQAAAADHARLRSFAADLAADNRFRIALVDRNSAEHRWLLDWASNTMRLGGLAVLQLQDSSGHILSSGQFRNDFDRLDPALPASLAAAPDESGVISVRTPDGPVRVLAVTDAFTIGGRRFSLVGGRAFDSSAVAQLSRDAQITTALVVGHATAPRDVAQTIALPYFDDQAGPHPTATARLVLLQDLGPARALRESVNRWLLLTLGSTLIAAILAGVLVAGRVSRPIADLADKTARLDLDRLDQKFGTDRSDEIGALSRLLDAMTARLRSSAARVRETERLAATGDLARQINHDIKNGLAPIRNVLRHLTQTAEQHPDQLAAIYDERRGTLESSVQYLDELARNYARLSPVLDRSSCAPGLVAMEVVHGVTADAARVHARIPDGLPNVRADAVVLRRILENLVSNAVDALDGAPGDVTLAAEPAGTDLERRVRFTISDTGRGMTRQQLDRAFDDFYTTKPTGTGLGLSVVRRLLTDLGGSIRVETAPGEGSTFTVEIPAG
- a CDS encoding carboxymuconolactone decarboxylase family protein, coding for MKSRFDYQRASAGFYRAMVGLEKYLHECGLDEPLIHLVKLRASQINGCAYCIDMHWKDLRAIGEPEQRLYGLDAWRESPYYTDRERAALMWAEAVTLVAGGQVDDLVYESVKLQFTEKELADLTCVVATINVWNRLAISGRTEPGLYVSELTLAR
- a CDS encoding RidA family protein, translated to MARQLISSGTSWETLYGYSRAVKLGNAVYVAGTTAVDETGKVVGEGDPYRQTKFVYEKIGTALAEAGASLKDVVRVRTFVTDISWWTEVARAQGEVFSDIRPAATLVQVSALVDPKLLVEIEADAVVT
- a CDS encoding CocE/NonD family hydrolase; its protein translation is MLPRVRSLPFVTSALFVASLIATAASAQKPTLTNETPAHFTPVDSSWNYVRRDVMIPMRDGVKLHTVILIPKGAHDAPILLTRTPYDASATTTYAQSSHLAPELNGYDNALDVIIPGGYIRVVQDIRGKYGSEGDYVMNRPLVGPLNDTKVDESTDTYDTIDWLVKNIPQSNGRVGELGISYDGFEPLMGLVNPHPALKVSVPMNPMVDGWMGDDWFHHGAFREQNMPYILEQEATRDNSVKWWTDHFDDYDVYMSAGSAGALGASRGMQQVGFWNQILAHPSYDAWWQDQAMDKILAKQPLKVPVMLVSSLWDQEDIYGAIAVYDAIKPKDVNNDMVFLTMGPWHHGQEIEDGSSLGALRFPTNTSYDFQSKILGPFLAHYLKDGAPADDVAPVNAYLTGANEWERLNSWPSGCARGCTVTPTPLYLESSMKVGFSAPSSGGSAFDEYVSDPSKPVPYRTRPSQPIGYDLPLTWPQWLVDDQREVGSRTDVLSYESDVLTKPVQISGQPMANIIASTTGTDADWVVKVIDVYPPEVAGDASMGGYELAVSMDIFRGRYRTSYANPGPITPDTPLLYKFPLPTANHVFLPGHRIMVQIQSSWFPLYDRNPQTFVPNIFWAKPGDYKAATQRIYHEPEHESFVELPIVGR
- a CDS encoding YbhB/YbcL family Raf kinase inhibitor-like protein; the protein is MFKPLTTAVVIAAAAFSGASAQKPAAKFTLTSSDVHAGKTIPAAHIFNGMGCTGNNISPALSWSDAPAGTKSFAITVYDPDAPTGSGWWHWVVYNIPASVTSLPAGAGDATRHLLPASAVQGKTDFGSAGYGGPCPPAGDKPHHYHFTVYALNTDKMDIPAGATAAYVGFNIHGHLLGKAELTALYGR